A window of the Gossypium arboreum isolate Shixiya-1 chromosome 2, ASM2569848v2, whole genome shotgun sequence genome harbors these coding sequences:
- the LOC108467249 gene encoding haloacid dehalogenase-like hydrolase domain-containing protein At4g39970 isoform X2: protein MASHSTLFISPQNLSSNFSSLFYYSPRSLTFRTKRSSSLSLTTTKPRRLSLSVSASHSLQALIFDCDGVILESEHLHREAYNDAFAHFNVRCPPSSQPLNWDLQFYDVLQNLIGGGKPKMRWYFKEHGWPASTIFETPPESDEERAKLIDTLQDWKTERYKEIIKSGTVEPRPGVLRLMDEAKAAGKMLAVCSAATKSSVVLCLENLIGMERFKGLDCFLAGDDVKEKKPDPLIYLTAAKRLGVSEKNCLVVEDSVIGLQAATKAGMSCVITYTSSTADQDFKDSIAIYPDLSNVRLSDLELLLQNKVAAS from the exons ATGGCGTCTCACTCCACACTCTTTATCTCTCCTCAAAACCTCTCCTCCAACTTCTCTTCTCTCTTTTATTACTCACCACGGTCCCTCACTTTCAGAACCAAAAGGTCTTCCTCCCTTTCCTTAACCACCACAAAGCCCCGACGACTCTCCCTCTCTGTCTCAGCTTCCCATTCTCTTCAAGCTCTCATTTTCGACTGCGATGGTGTCATTCTAGAATCCGAGCACTTGCATCGCGAAGCTTACAACGACGCTTTCGCTCACTTCAATGTTCGTTGCCCTCCTTCTTCACAGCCCCTTAATTGGGACCTTCAATTTTATGATGTGCTCCAGAACCTGATTGGTGGTGGCAAACCCAAGATGAGAtg GTACTTCAAGGAACATGGATGGCCAGCTTCTACCATATTTGAGACGCCTCCTGAGAGTGATGAGGAACGAGCTAAGTTAATTGACACTCTTCAg GATTGGAAGACTGAAAGGTACAAAGAAATAATCAAATCTGGAACT GTGGAACCTAGACCTGGAGTTTTAAGATTGATGGATGAGGCCAAGGCAGCT GGGAAAATGCTAGCTGTTTGCTCTGCAGCAACTAAAAGTTCAGTTGTACTATGTCTTGAGAACCTTATTGGAATG GAGCGATTTAAGGGGCTTGATTGCTTCCTTGCAG GAGATGATGTGAAGGAAAAGAAGCCAGACCCATTGATATATCTGACAGCTGCCAAG AGATTAGGTGTGTCAGAGAAAAATTGCTTGGTGGTAGAAGATAGTGTGATTGGGCTTCAG GCAGCAACTAAAGCTGGGATGTCATGTGTGATTACCTATACTTCTTCAACTGCTGACCAG GATTTTAAAGACTCTATAGCAATTTACCctgatttgagtaatgtgag ATTGAGTGACTTGGAGTTATTGCTCCAAAATAAGGTTGCTGCTAGCTAA
- the LOC108467249 gene encoding haloacid dehalogenase-like hydrolase domain-containing protein At4g39970 isoform X1 codes for MASHSTLFISPQNLSSNFSSLFYYSPRSLTFRTKRSSSLSLTTTKPRRLSLSVSASHSLQALIFDCDGVILESEHLHREAYNDAFAHFNVRCPPSSQPLNWDLQFYDVLQNLIGGGKPKMRWYFKEHGWPASTIFETPPESDEERAKLIDTLQDWKTERYKEIIKSGTVEPRPGVLRLMDEAKAAGKMLAVCSAATKSSVVLCLENLIGMVISGGDSYLNCEERFKGLDCFLAGDDVKEKKPDPLIYLTAAKRLGVSEKNCLVVEDSVIGLQAATKAGMSCVITYTSSTADQDFKDSIAIYPDLSNVRLSDLELLLQNKVAAS; via the exons ATGGCGTCTCACTCCACACTCTTTATCTCTCCTCAAAACCTCTCCTCCAACTTCTCTTCTCTCTTTTATTACTCACCACGGTCCCTCACTTTCAGAACCAAAAGGTCTTCCTCCCTTTCCTTAACCACCACAAAGCCCCGACGACTCTCCCTCTCTGTCTCAGCTTCCCATTCTCTTCAAGCTCTCATTTTCGACTGCGATGGTGTCATTCTAGAATCCGAGCACTTGCATCGCGAAGCTTACAACGACGCTTTCGCTCACTTCAATGTTCGTTGCCCTCCTTCTTCACAGCCCCTTAATTGGGACCTTCAATTTTATGATGTGCTCCAGAACCTGATTGGTGGTGGCAAACCCAAGATGAGAtg GTACTTCAAGGAACATGGATGGCCAGCTTCTACCATATTTGAGACGCCTCCTGAGAGTGATGAGGAACGAGCTAAGTTAATTGACACTCTTCAg GATTGGAAGACTGAAAGGTACAAAGAAATAATCAAATCTGGAACT GTGGAACCTAGACCTGGAGTTTTAAGATTGATGGATGAGGCCAAGGCAGCT GGGAAAATGCTAGCTGTTTGCTCTGCAGCAACTAAAAGTTCAGTTGTACTATGTCTTGAGAACCTTATTGGAATGGTAATTTCTGGTGGCGATTCATACCTAAACTGTGAG GAGCGATTTAAGGGGCTTGATTGCTTCCTTGCAG GAGATGATGTGAAGGAAAAGAAGCCAGACCCATTGATATATCTGACAGCTGCCAAG AGATTAGGTGTGTCAGAGAAAAATTGCTTGGTGGTAGAAGATAGTGTGATTGGGCTTCAG GCAGCAACTAAAGCTGGGATGTCATGTGTGATTACCTATACTTCTTCAACTGCTGACCAG GATTTTAAAGACTCTATAGCAATTTACCctgatttgagtaatgtgag ATTGAGTGACTTGGAGTTATTGCTCCAAAATAAGGTTGCTGCTAGCTAA
- the LOC108465159 gene encoding uncharacterized protein LOC108465159, with protein MDFLKLNRPSVDKIRKHGTEKFRANKDDDPKRAEFWLENTIRVFDKLSCTFEECLKCVISLLSDSAYYWWKTLVSVVPHERVTWEFFQEEFRNKYISERFMDQKHKEFIDLKQGRMMVTEYEREFIRLNKYAQECVSSEAKMCRRFEDELNEDIRLLVDVLELKEWCSLIKLVRPKN; from the coding sequence ATGGATTTTTTGAAACTGAATAGACCTTCAGTAGACAAGATCCGAAAGCATGGAACCGAGAAGTTCCGTGCAAATAAAGATGACGATCCCAAaagggcagagttctggcttgagaataccatcagggtattcgatAAATTATCTTGTACTTTCGAAGAATGCTTGAAGTGTGTCATATCCTTGTTGAGTGATTCGGCATACTACTGGTGGAAAACATTAGTTTCAGTAGTACCTCACgagagggttacatgggaattctttcaagaagaattccGGAACAAATACATTAGTGaaagattcatggatcaaaagcaTAAGGAATTTATTGATTTGAAACAAGGCCGCATGATGGTTACtgaatatgaaagggagttcATCCGACTTAATAAGTATGCTCAGGAGTGTGTGTCCTCCGAGGCCAAGATGTGTCGAAGGTTTGAAGACGAACTTAATGAGGATATCAGATTGTTAGTTGATGTCCTTGAATTAAAGGAGTGGTGCTCGTTAATCAAGCTTGTAAGGCCAAAGAATTAA
- the LOC108467250 gene encoding mediator of RNA polymerase II transcription subunit 18-like gives MECVVQGIIETQYVEALEILLQGLCGVNRERLRVHEICLKSGPNLGFVTSEVRLLCDLEQSEPAWTVKHVGGAMRGAGAEQISVLVRSMVESKASKNVLRLFYSLGYKLDHELLRVGFTFHFERAAQITVTVSSVNKMLKLHATDEAVPVTPGIQMVEVTAPATSENYNEVVASVSSFCEYLAPLLHLSKPGVSTGVVPTAAAAAASLMSDGGGTTL, from the exons ATGGAGTGCGTAGTTCAAGGAATTATAGAGACACAG TATGTTGAGGCACTTgaaattctacttcaaggtcttTGCGGTGTAAATAGAGAACGCTTGAGGGTacatgaaatttgccttaaaagtGGTCCAAATCTTG GATTTGTTACTTCCGAGGTCAGATTATTGTGTGATCTTGAACAGTCCGAGCCTGCTTG GACTGTGAAACATGTTGGGGGTGCAATGAGGGGTGCTGGAGCAGAGCAAATCTCTGTGCTGGTTAGAAGTATGGTAGAAAGCAAAGCCAGCAAGAACGTGCTTCGATTATTTTATTCACTTGGATATAAGTTGGATCATGAGTTGTTGAGAGTGGGATTCACCTTTCATTTCGAAAGGGCTGCTCAGATAACCGTGACTGTCTCATCGGTTAATAAGATGCTGAAACTGCACGCAACGGATGAGGCTGTCCCGGTAACACCTGGTATACAGATGGTTGAAGTGACCGCGCCTGCAACATCGGAAAATTATAATGAAGTCGTTGCTTCTGTCTCTTCTTTTTGTGAATATCTTGCACC GCTGCTGCATTTGTCAAAGCCAGGCGTTTCAACCGGGGTTGTCCCGACAGCTGCTGCAGCTGCCGCATCTCTTATGTCAGATGGTGGAGGCACAACTTTGTAA